The region TCGCCTCGGCCCGGACTGCGCCCACCAGCGCCGCCGTTCGGGCAAGGCCGACGGTATCGACCGGCTTGTCGGCGTAATAGTCATAGGGCCAGACATGCACATGCAGGTCGGTCGTCTCCATGATCCGCAGATGTGCCTGCCCCGCCTGCGCCCGCACCGAGAAGGGGTGCAGCACGACAAGACCGGCGGCGGCGACCGAGGTTGACAGGAAGCCGCGACGGGTGATGGTGGGGGTCATGGGCATCGTCTGCTCCTGCGCATTGGGGATGAGGGAAGGCTAGCATCATGTGGTCCGAAGACAAGCTGAAGGCCCTCAGGGCGCAATTTGCCGAGGGCGCGGGCGGTGACATCGCCGACCCGGATTTCGCCCGCATCGCCAAACTGATCTTCAAGGATGGCGACCGGCGACGCGCGCCCTATGCCGGGCTGCCGACCTTTCTGGATGCCCCGGTTCAGGACGGCGATCCCTCGGGCCTGCAGGTGGCGATCTACGGCATGCCGATGGATCTGGCGGTGACGAACCGCAACGGCGCGCGCTTCGGCCCGCGTGCTCTGCGCGCCATCGAGCGGGTCGGCCCTTATAATGACGCGCTTGGCACCGCGCCGGTGCACGAGATGGCGGTGGCCGATATCGGCGACGTGCCCTTCCGCTCGCGTTTCGACCTGCACCAGAGCCTCGACGACATCACCGCTTTCGTCGACCGCATCCTTGCCGCCGGGGCCTTGCCGCTTGGCGTCGGGGGCGATCATTCGGTCAGCCATGCGGTCCTGCGCGCGGTGGGGCGCGACCGGCCGGTGGGCATGATCCATATCGACGCCCATTGCGACACCGGCGGCAGCTATGAGGGCGAGAAGTTCCATCATGGCGGCCCCTTCCGCAATGCGGTGCTGGACGGCGTTCTGGACCCCGAGCGCACCATCCAGATCGGCATCCGCGGCGCCTCGGGCTATGTGTGGGAGTTTTCTTATGCCTCGGGCATGACCGTGGTGCATGGCCGCGAGGTCTCCGAGGATCGCATCCCCGAGATCATCGCGCAGGCCCGCGCGGTGGCGGGTGACGGGCCGGTTTATGTCAGCTTCGACATCGACAGCCTCGATCCGGCCTATGCACCGGGAACCGGCACGCCCGAGATCGGCGGGCTTTCGACCCGCGAGGCACTGGCGATCCTGCGCGGTCTGAAGGGGCTGAACATCGTCGGCGGCGACGTGGTCGAGGTCGCGCCCGCCTATGACGCCACCAACAACACCGCCCATGCCGGGGCGCAGATGCTGTTCGAGATCCTGTCGCTGATGCAGTTCAGCCCGGCGCTGAAGGGGTGAGTCCTAGACATTTGGTCACGGCTGGAACGGGCGTTCCTCGCAATGATTGCGGCGCGCGTCCCGTGAACATATGATGCCCGGCGACACTTGGACTGGACGATGGACGAATGACCTATTGCGTGGGGCTGAAACTGAATGCGGGGCTGGTGCTCTTGTCGGATACGCGCACCAATGCCGGGCTCGACAACATCGCCATCTATCGCAAGATGTTCTTCTTCGAAAACCCCGGCGAGCGCGTCATCGCCATCATGACCGCCGGTTCGCTGTCGGTGACACAGACCACGCTGGCGCGGCTGCACGAGGCCATCGATGACGAGATGGCCGACGAGACCACCTCGATCCTGAAGGCCCCGACGATGCTGCAGGTGGCCTCGATGATCGGCGACTGCCTCGCCCGGACCCGGCGCGAGATCTCGGACCAGCTGCGCGATCTGAGCCAGCATCAGGCCTCGGCCAGCTTCATAGTGGCCGGCCAGCGTGCCGGCGGCGACATGCGGATGTTCCTGATCTACCCGGAAGGCAATTTCATCGAGGCGACCGAGGACACGCCCTTCCTGCAGATCGGCGAGCATAAATACGGCAAGCCGATCCTCGACCGGGTGGTGACGCCGGCGACCAGCCTTGCCGATGCGCAGAAGGCGGTGCTGCTGTCGATGGATTCGACCCTTCGGTCGAACCTGTCGGTGGGGATGCCGCTGGATCTGGCGATCATCGAAAAGGATGCCTGCGCCGTCAGCGCGAAACGCCGCATCCTCGACGGCGATCCCGATTTCGCCCGGATGAGCGTCGAATGGTCGAACGCCCTGCGCGACAGTTTCGTCAAGGTCTCGATTTAAGAGGGCGCGGCCGGAACCGCGCCCACCCGCAGGATCACTTGGCCGGGACGCCCGCCGCCCACTCATCCCAATGCACTACCATGTCATCGACCACCGCCGCGCCGACGGCATGGATGTTCTGCAGAGTCTCGTCAAAGCCGCCCGCCGTTTCGCCCGGCGCCGGGTCCAGATGCGCCAGCGTGGTCTCGTTCGGGTTGCCCTGATCGAAATTCACCGCCCCGCGCAGGCTGAGGATGCGATCGGTGCCATGCAGCCGGCCGATCACCTGCGCCAGCGCCGCCGCCTCCATCTCGGTGATGACGTAATCATCCGCCTCGTAAAGTTTGGCGATATACTGTGCCTCTTCCGACAGGCCCGGCCCGTGGAAGAAGGTATCGCCGGTCATATGCGTGCCGACCCCGACACTCGGCGCGGCCAGCGCGGCTTCGTCGGGATAGCGCAGGCGATAGGCTTTGGCGTCCTCGGAATCGACCAGCGTGACGCCGCCGCTCAGCTCCATCGCGCGTGCGGTCAGCGCCGGGTCCAGCTGGAACAGCCGCACCGCCTCATAGCCCTTGCGCGGCATGAACAGCGGATCGCCCTCGGGCACCTCGCCCTCGGCCCACCGATGGCCCAGATCGTAATCGACCAGCCAGCTTCCCCAGAAGACCGAGCCGATGGTCCCGCGCGAGGGCGGCGTGCCGGCCACCCCGGTCAGCAGGTAATAGCTTTGCGAGAAGTCGAAGGCCGGGTTCAGCAGGATCGCCATCATCGAGGCCGATGAGGCGACCTTGCCCATGCCCAGCACCGCACCGCAGACGCCATCATCGTTGCAATAGACCGGCTGCGCCGCGCCCGCGACCTCGATCGGCGTGGCGTCGGACCAGTAATCGTCGAACCAGTACTGGAACTCGCCCGCGCGGTCGCCGGTCATCTCGCCGATCTCGAACATCGAGCCGACGAAGACCTTGACCTTCACCGGCTCGGCTTGGGCAAGGGCGGGCAGGGTTGCAAGCGTGGTCAGCAGGGCGGCGCGCAGGACGGGCATGGTTCTCTCCTTGATTTGCCCCAGATAGGGCGGGGTGCGGCGGATTGTCCAGTTGCCGCAGGTGCTTGCCTGTGCCGGCGCGCTGGGCCAAGGTCGCGGCATGACCGCGCTTGCCCGTTTCATCGCCGCCACCGGACTTGCCAATTTTGGCGATGGCATCGCCATCGTCGCCTGGGGCTGGATCGCCACACAGCTGACCCGCGACCCGCTGTTGATCGCGCTGGTGCCGGTGGCGCTGAAGGCGCCGTGGTTCGTCTTTTCGCTGCCCGCCGGGATCATCGTCGACCGCTTTGACCGCCGCCGGCTGATCCTTGCCGCCGATACGCTGCGCGCCCTGGCCTATGCCGGGGCGGGGCTGGCGATCTGGGCGGCGCTGCCCTTTGACGAACCGCCATTGCGCGGCACCGACCGGCCGTTGATCTTCGCGCTGGTGGCCGGGGCGGCGATCACCGTGGGCATTGCCGAGGTGCTGCGCGACAATGCCGCCCAGACCATGCTGCCCGCGCTGGTCCCCGAACACGACCTCGAACGCGCCAATGGCCGGCTGTGGTCGGTCGAGTTCGTGATGAACAATTTCGTCGGCACGGCGGCGGCGGGGCTGTTGCTGGGCCTGTCGCTGGCCCTGCCCTTTGGTGTCAATGCGGCCGCGCTGGCCCTGTCGGTGGCGCTGGTAGCCGGGCTGAAGGGCGATTTTCGCGCTGAAACTGAGGCAAAGGCGCCCGCGACGCGCAACTGGCGGGCGGAACTGCGCGAGGGCGTGGCCTATCTTCTGGGCCAGCCGATCCTGCGCAATCTGGCGATCCTGACCGGTCTGTTCAATTTTTCCTTCGAGGCGATGATGGTCACGCTGGTCCTCCTGGTGCAGGAACGGCTGCAACTTGGCCCGCTGGCGATCTCGGCCATCATGGCGGCGGGCGGTGCGGGCGGGGTGCTGGCCGGGCTGATCAATCACCGCGTCGTCGATTGGCTAGGCCGATCCCGCGTCTTGCAGATCACCATGGCGGCCGCGATGGTCTTTCCGCTGACCGTGCTGTTCGCGGCAAGCGGCGTGCCCGGCCTCATCCTGATCTGCGCGGGCTTCTTCATCAGCGAGTTCGGCGGAGTATTGTGGAATACCGTCTCGGTCAGCTATCGCCAGCGTCACATCCCGCGCCGGCTGCTGGGCCGGGTCAATTCCGCCTATCGCCTCTTCGCCATCGGCATGGCGCCTTTGGGCATGTTTTCCGCAGGCTTACTGACCCGCGGGGTCAGCGAATCGGTGGGTCGCCAGCCGGCACTGTTAGCGCCTTACATATTGGGATTGTTGATCTTTGCCCTGACGACGATTGTCTTCTGGCGCTTCCTTGGCCGCGCCTTTCCCGTTGAGCCAGACGATCAGCCGCGCTAGTCAGACCTCAGGCAAGGGGACCACTGACATGAGCGAGAAGAAATCCGTCCGGGCGCGCATCACGCCGGAAGAGGCGCTGGCCTATCACATGGAGCCGCGACCGGGGAAATACGACATCGTCGCCTCGACGCCCATGACCACGCAGCGCGACCTGAGCCTTGCCTATTCGCCCGGCGTCGCGGTGCCGGTGCAGGCCATCGCCGACCGGCCCGAGACCGCCTATGACTATACCGTCAAGGGCAACATGGTCGCCGTCATCTCGAACGGCACCGCCATTCTGGGCATGGGCAATCTGGGGGCGCTGGCCTCGAAGCCGGTGATGGAGGGCAAGGCGGTACTGTTCAAGCGCTTTGCCGATGTGAACGCCATCGATATCGAACTGGACAGCGAGGACCCCGAAGAGATCATCAATGCCGTCCGGCTGATGGGCCCGACCTTTGGCGGGATCAATCTGGAAGACATCAAGGCGCCCGAATGCTTCATCATCGAGCAGCGCCTGAAAGAGATCATGGATATCCCGGTCTTCCATGACGACCAGCACGGCACGGCGGTGATCTGCGCGGCGGGCCTCATCAACGCGCTGGAGATGTCCGGCAAGAAGATCGAGGATGTGCGGATCGTCCTGAACGGCGCCGGGGCCGCCGGCATCGCCTGTCTGGAACTGTTGAAATCGATGGGTGCGCGGCATGACAACTGCATCATGTGCGACACCAAGGGCGTGATCTACCAGGGCCGCAGCGAGGGCATGAACCAGTGGAAGTCGGCCCATGCCGTCGCCACTGACCTGCGCACGCTGGAGGAGGCCATGCGCGGGGCGGATGTGTTCCTTGGCGTCTCGGCCAAGGGCGCGGTGACGCAGGCCATGGTGGAAGCCATGGCCGACAACCCGGTGATTTTCGCCATGGCGAACCCCGATCCCGAGATCACCCCCGAGGATGCCCATGCCGTCCGCCCCGACGCCATCGTCGCCACCGGCCGCAGCGATTACCCCAATCAAGTGAATAACGTTCTGGGCTTTCCCTACCTGTTCCGGGGCGCGCTGGACATCCATGCCCGCGCCATCAATGACGAGATGAAGATCGCCTGCGCCCGCGCGCTGGCCGAACTCGCGCGCGAGGACGTGCCCGACGAGGTCGCCGTGGCCTATGGCCGCAAGCTGCGCTTTGGCCGCGATTACATCATCCCGACGCCCTTCGATCCCCGGCTGATCCATGTCGTCCCGCCCGCCGTAGCGCAGGCCGGGATGGAGACCGGGGTGGCCCGGAGGCCGATCATCGACATGGCGGGCTATGTCCAGTCGCTGAAGAACCGGATGGACCCAACCGCATCGATCCTGCAGGGCATCCACGCCCGGGCGCGCTCGAAGCAGGCGCGGATGATCTTTGCCGAGGGCGATGATCCGCGCGTGCTCCGCGCCGCCGTGGCCTGGCAGCGGGGCGGCATGGGGCAGGCGCTGGTTGTGGGGCGCGAGACCGATGTGAAGGAAAAGCTCGAAACCGCCGGGCTTGGTGATGCCGTGCGCGAGATCGCCGTGGTGAATGCCAGCAACACCAAGCATCTCGACGCCTATCACGCGCATCTCTATGGCCGGTTGCAGCGGCAGGGCGTGGACCGCGAGGATGCCCACAAGATGGCCAACCGCGACCGCCATGTCTTTGCCGCGCTGATGCTGGCCCATGGTCACGGTGACGGGCTGGTGACGGGGGCAACGCGGAAATCGGCGCATGTGCTGGCCCAGATCAACCATGTGTTCGACGCGCGTCCTCAGGATGGCGCGGTCGGTGTGACGGCTGTGCTGCACAAGGGCCGCATCGTGCTGATCGGCGATACGCTGGTCCATGAATGGCCCGAGGCCGAGGATCTGGCCGATATCGCCACCCGTGGCGCACACGTCGCGCGGGGCTTGGGGCTCGAGCCGCGCGTGGCCTTCCTGTCCTTCTCGAATTTCGGCTATCCGCTGAGCGAGCGCGCCATCAAGATGGCCGAGGCACCCAAGGTGCTGGACGCCCGCAAAGTCGATTTCGAATACGAGGGCGAGATGACCGTGGACGTGGCCCTGAACCCCGAGGCCGCCGCCCGCTATCCCTTCAGCCGCCTGACCGCGCCCGCCAATGTTCTGGTCGTCCCGGCGCGGCATTCGGCCTCGATCTCGGTCAAGCTGATGCAGGAAATGGCCGGGGCCACGGTGATCGGCCCGATCCTGACCGGTGTGCCGCAGCCGATCCAGATCTGCTCGACCAGCTCGACCGTGAACGACATCCTGAACATGGCCGCCATCGCGGCGGGCGGGCTGGGGCAGGTGAAGTAGCCCGGCTCAGCGCGGCGGCAGCGGCAATCCCGTTGCCGGCGCTGCCCGCGGGTCGATCCCGTGCCGTTCGGCCATCCGTGCCAGCCAGCTGCCGGGTGGGGGCAGCCCCTGCCAATGGGTCGCCAGCACCCGCTTGGTATAGCCGAAAATGTGGACCGACAGGGTTTCCGGGCGAATGAAGGCGTCGGAACCGCCGGGTCGCCACAGGCGCTGCAGGGTGTTGGGCAAGAGCGGGTAGAAGACCTCGGGCGGCAGGGCAAAGCGGTCCTCGCCGCTGATTCGCAGCGCATGGGCCAGCATTCGCGGCCCGGTATCGCCCCAGGGCAGGTCCGCCACGCCAAGCGTGCCCTGCTTGCGCCGCCGCTCGACCCAGGCCGGATCGGACCAGGGCGGCGCGATCTCGTCCTGATCCAGAAAATCGCTCATCCAGCGCAGCGCGGCAGAATCCTGCGGCAGGGCGAGCACCCCGGACAGAATGCCGCCGGTGCCGTTATGGCCAAAGCCGTGATCCGAGGGCAGGTCATAGGGCCGGACGCAATAGGCATCGAGATCGGCCCAGATCACCTGCTGGCTTTGCAGCAGGCGGATGCGGAACAGGTCGGACCAGACCGCCAGTTGCTTGCGGGTCGGTTCGGGCGACAGGAAACCGGGGCGCGGCAGGATCTCGGTCGCCTCGCGGACTGGCGTGCCCTCGGGAATGCCGCCGACCGAATGGCCCAGATAGAGCGTGAAGTCGCAGCCCTGCTCCAGATAGGAGCGGATCACCATCTGCTCGACGAAGGACAGGTCTTCGCCCGCCCAGAAGCCTGCGACGGGGTGGGACCAGTGGCTCATTCGCCGAAATGCGCCATCCCGCGCGACCGTGCGAGGTCCACCTGCTTCTGCCGCTCGCGGAAGCGGGCGCGGTCGTCCTCGGAGTATTCGCCGGCG is a window of Paracoccus zhejiangensis DNA encoding:
- a CDS encoding NADP-dependent malic enzyme: MSEKKSVRARITPEEALAYHMEPRPGKYDIVASTPMTTQRDLSLAYSPGVAVPVQAIADRPETAYDYTVKGNMVAVISNGTAILGMGNLGALASKPVMEGKAVLFKRFADVNAIDIELDSEDPEEIINAVRLMGPTFGGINLEDIKAPECFIIEQRLKEIMDIPVFHDDQHGTAVICAAGLINALEMSGKKIEDVRIVLNGAGAAGIACLELLKSMGARHDNCIMCDTKGVIYQGRSEGMNQWKSAHAVATDLRTLEEAMRGADVFLGVSAKGAVTQAMVEAMADNPVIFAMANPDPEITPEDAHAVRPDAIVATGRSDYPNQVNNVLGFPYLFRGALDIHARAINDEMKIACARALAELAREDVPDEVAVAYGRKLRFGRDYIIPTPFDPRLIHVVPPAVAQAGMETGVARRPIIDMAGYVQSLKNRMDPTASILQGIHARARSKQARMIFAEGDDPRVLRAAVAWQRGGMGQALVVGRETDVKEKLETAGLGDAVREIAVVNASNTKHLDAYHAHLYGRLQRQGVDREDAHKMANRDRHVFAALMLAHGHGDGLVTGATRKSAHVLAQINHVFDARPQDGAVGVTAVLHKGRIVLIGDTLVHEWPEAEDLADIATRGAHVARGLGLEPRVAFLSFSNFGYPLSERAIKMAEAPKVLDARKVDFEYEGEMTVDVALNPEAAARYPFSRLTAPANVLVVPARHSASISVKLMQEMAGATVIGPILTGVPQPIQICSTSSTVNDILNMAAIAAGGLGQVK
- a CDS encoding MFS transporter; protein product: MTALARFIAATGLANFGDGIAIVAWGWIATQLTRDPLLIALVPVALKAPWFVFSLPAGIIVDRFDRRRLILAADTLRALAYAGAGLAIWAALPFDEPPLRGTDRPLIFALVAGAAITVGIAEVLRDNAAQTMLPALVPEHDLERANGRLWSVEFVMNNFVGTAAAGLLLGLSLALPFGVNAAALALSVALVAGLKGDFRAETEAKAPATRNWRAELREGVAYLLGQPILRNLAILTGLFNFSFEAMMVTLVLLVQERLQLGPLAISAIMAAGGAGGVLAGLINHRVVDWLGRSRVLQITMAAAMVFPLTVLFAASGVPGLILICAGFFISEFGGVLWNTVSVSYRQRHIPRRLLGRVNSAYRLFAIGMAPLGMFSAGLLTRGVSESVGRQPALLAPYILGLLIFALTTIVFWRFLGRAFPVEPDDQPR
- a CDS encoding purine-nucleoside phosphorylase, with the protein product MPVLRAALLTTLATLPALAQAEPVKVKVFVGSMFEIGEMTGDRAGEFQYWFDDYWSDATPIEVAGAAQPVYCNDDGVCGAVLGMGKVASSASMMAILLNPAFDFSQSYYLLTGVAGTPPSRGTIGSVFWGSWLVDYDLGHRWAEGEVPEGDPLFMPRKGYEAVRLFQLDPALTARAMELSGGVTLVDSEDAKAYRLRYPDEAALAAPSVGVGTHMTGDTFFHGPGLSEEAQYIAKLYEADDYVITEMEAAALAQVIGRLHGTDRILSLRGAVNFDQGNPNETTLAHLDPAPGETAGGFDETLQNIHAVGAAVVDDMVVHWDEWAAGVPAK
- the speB gene encoding agmatinase gives rise to the protein MWSEDKLKALRAQFAEGAGGDIADPDFARIAKLIFKDGDRRRAPYAGLPTFLDAPVQDGDPSGLQVAIYGMPMDLAVTNRNGARFGPRALRAIERVGPYNDALGTAPVHEMAVADIGDVPFRSRFDLHQSLDDITAFVDRILAAGALPLGVGGDHSVSHAVLRAVGRDRPVGMIHIDAHCDTGGSYEGEKFHHGGPFRNAVLDGVLDPERTIQIGIRGASGYVWEFSYASGMTVVHGREVSEDRIPEIIAQARAVAGDGPVYVSFDIDSLDPAYAPGTGTPEIGGLSTREALAILRGLKGLNIVGGDVVEVAPAYDATNNTAHAGAQMLFEILSLMQFSPALKG
- a CDS encoding peptidase, whose protein sequence is MTYCVGLKLNAGLVLLSDTRTNAGLDNIAIYRKMFFFENPGERVIAIMTAGSLSVTQTTLARLHEAIDDEMADETTSILKAPTMLQVASMIGDCLARTRREISDQLRDLSQHQASASFIVAGQRAGGDMRMFLIYPEGNFIEATEDTPFLQIGEHKYGKPILDRVVTPATSLADAQKAVLLSMDSTLRSNLSVGMPLDLAIIEKDACAVSAKRRILDGDPDFARMSVEWSNALRDSFVKVSI